ATCATTTTTGTCCTTACCATTAATATTGTCAAAGTATACGTAGTGAAAGAGCATGCCAATCTTGCCGTTGAACAGGCGGCATTGGGAGGTACAGCAGTTCTGTTAGAGAAAACGGAGGAAGCCGTTGAGGAATTTGATACAAGCATTGATCTACAATCTATTGCTCAAAAAGGATTAGATGGTCGTAGTGTCGGGGAGCTAATTGAGGAAAAGAAAAAGGAGTACATGGACAATGGAGCAGATGAAGCAGATGCTTATATAAAAGCAGCGAACGAGATATTGCCTGATAAACTACAGAAATACCCACTTTTGAAATATGAATTTACGAAACGCTTCGGCAGCTCCGCCTCTGAAATTCCGGAAAAAGTTCGTTCAACCGTACAAGACATTATTATTGAAAATAAAGCAAATACCGAAGATACAGAAATAGAGTTCTCACAAGAGAAATGGCGCCTCGAAATAAAATCTACCACAACATTTGAATCCATTTCCGATCATAAATTTATTTCGAAGTTCTTTAAAGATATTCCTCAAGAAGGGTATGGCCCGAGCCTCAAATATATGGAGAGTGTTTATTCCGAGACTGGTATACTGCCATGAGAGCAAGACTGTTAATACGATTTTTTAAAAATAGTAAAAAAAACTTGGAAACGAAAACAGGTTTAATAAAGTAAGTATACGGAAAATAAATTCTGAAATATAGGAATAATTCCATAATACTGGAGGTTATCGAATGGAACGTTTCAAACGAAGGGGATTATTTCTTTGGATTTTATGCTTGTTTCTTATAGCCGGCTGTTCCCACAAAACAGAAACGGAGACAAAAGAGCCTGGAAAAAACTCAAAAGCCGCAAGTGAAGAAAAACAGGAAATACCGAAAGCAGCCCGGACATTAGAAGAAATGATTGACCAAAAGGAAGGCGTGCTTGTAGCTAAATATATGGATCAAGAAATCGAAACGATCACAGGCTGGAACGGGCATGGACTACAATCATTTTTATAATGAAACGTTCAAGCCGAAATCAGAGAAAGAACTCCGTACATACTTTGAAAAACAGAAAGATTTAACAGGTGACGAAGTCTATGATTATCTTGTTTATATGCTTGGATCCGGAAAATACAGAGAATACTATGATCAGTTAATCGCTTATGATCACGGATTTGTCATGCCTGAGCTCCCGGAAGGACGTGATGAAATTGAAACGAAACAAAAGAAGATGAATGTCGTCGTTTTAATGGATGCGAGCGGAAGCATGAAACAGAAAGTATCCGGCGGTGTGAAAATGGATCTTGCCAAGGATGCAATTGGAAAATTTCTTGAGCAAATTCCTGAAGAAGCGAATGTTTCGCTGCTGGCTTACGGCCATTTGGGGACAGGTAAGGATTCGGATAAAGCGAAATCATGCTCTGCTGTAGAGCCGGTCTACCAGTTGAAACCGTATGTTTCCACTTCCTTTACCAAAGCTTTGAACTCATTCAGCGCAAGCGGATGGACGCCTCTGGCGGGGGCAATCGAAAAAGTTCATGACATGCTGAAACCATATAATAATGAGGATTATCACAATGAGGTGTTTATTGTCAGCGACGGGATTGAAACGTGTGGAGGCGATCCTGTCCAGGCTGCAAAAAAGCTGCAGGAGAGCAACATAAAGGCTAAAGTGAACATTATCGGTTTTGATGTGGACGATCAAGGACAGCAGCAATTAAAGCTGGTTGCGGAAGCCGGAGGCGGAGAATACGCAACGGTTCGAGATAAATCCGAACTCGAAATCACCGTCTTGAAAAAATGGCGGCCAACGATCGGGCAGCTTGTTTTTACACAGGGAGTCGGTTTAAAAGAAATGGAAGAAGCCATGAAAAGAATGAACGATATATACAATCCGCTATATGAAATATCAAACAGGGAAATGCACCGGATCAAAAACGCCGCATACTTCTTAAATTCGGAAGAGCTGATAAGTGATGAGGTCGAAGGCGAAGTGCTCCGGCTCGCAGATGATATGTATGAACGAAGGCAAAGCCACTTCGAAGAAATCAAAACAAAGAAGGAAGCGGAAAGGGAAGCCGCGAGCAAAGAAATCAATGACAAAGTTGAAGCATGGCGGAACAAATGGAAAGAAGAGATCTGGGAAGATACTTAATAATGTATATCACTCATTTCCTTAAGCAGCTATAAGGGGCTGACTCGTAAGGGTCTGACTCCCTCCGGCAAAGACAATATATAGAATGGCTTTTTCAAAGTTTGTCTATATGTTGTATTGGAGGGGTCTGACTTTTTGCTTAAGAGTCAGCCCCGCTTTTTTATGCGGCAAGAATGGAATAATTTCCTCGATATTGCAAACTTTATAAGTAACCCTTCGATTCGAGGTGTAAGGCGTGGCTTCAAAATTCATTCAAGCGGAGCGAAGGCTTGTGGTTTTTGCTCTTCTGTTTATTGCAGTATTTCTTTCTCCTTTATTCATTCTCGGAGAAAATGCTCACATTCGGGTTCATGATAATCTCGATTCCAATATTGCCTGGTATAAGGTGTTGGCAGAGAGCGGGGAACTATTCGGGCCCATCAAGGCAACGATTCCACAAATCATTAATGGAAACTTGTCGAGAAATGCATTTGGAACGGAGTTTAGCGGGATTGTTTGGCTGTATGCTCTTTTTCCGACGATGGTCGCTTATGGATTGAGCCAGGCAATTACGAGATTTATCGCTTTTTTAGGAATGTACCTACTCTTGAAAAAGCATTTTATCCAGAAACCTGAATGGGCTTGGATTCGGGTCGGGGTGGCTCTGGCGTTTGCGCTCCCGCCATTTTGGCCGTCCGGCATGCTAAGTACGCTTGGAATGCCGCTTGCACTTTGGGCTTTTTTGAATATCCGCAATGGGGAAAAGTCATGGAAAAACTATCTTGTCTTAACGCTTTTGCCTTTTTACTCAAGCATTGTGCTCGGGTTTTTCTTTTTCTTAAGTGCAATGGGGATTCTCTGGCTGACCGACGTTATGAGAGGAAAAGGATGGAATCTTCGTTTTTTGTGGTCGATTGTCTATATGACGCTTGTTTATTTCATTGTGGAGTATCGGCTAGTCTATTCATTTCTGTTTGAAAATGAGCCCAACAGCAGGGATGAATATTTTCATGCCCGCCATGAATTTTGGAGATCTATTCGCCTGTCTGTCAAAAATTTTGTGCTTGGCCACCACCATGTGATGACGGTACATACTTTTGTTATTCTCCCGGTTATTTTTGTTGCCTTTTATTTTGTGATAAAACATCGTCTCTGGAAAAAGGAAAGAGTGTTTGTGTTTTTATTCTGGTTGAACGTTGCCTTATCTGCCTGGTATGCTTTTTGGTTTAATAAGGCATGGCTTCCTTTGACTGAGAGATTTCATTTTCTCGATACATTTAACTTTGCCAGGTATCATTTCTTAAGGCCGCTTGTTATTTATTTGCTGTTTGCCCTGGGCTTGCGAATCATGTGGGTGCAAGGTCCGAGGTGGAGACAGGCGGCAATCGCCTGCATCTTTGCCCAGGTGATCCTTCTCAGTTTTTCTAATGAAGAAATTATTTTTCAAAATAAGCCTACGGTAAAACAGTTTTTTGCAGAAAAGCAATTCAATGATATTAAAGAATACATTGGGCTTCCTCAAGAACAATACCGGGTTGCGTCGATCGGGATCCATCCGGCGATTGCCCAATATAACGGATTTTATACACTGGACACGTATAACAACTTCTACCCGCTTTCATACAAATATCAGTTCCGAAAGATTATTGAAAAAGAATTGGAAAAAAACAAAACGATCCGGACTTATTTTGACGAGTGGGGCGGCCGCTGCTACATTTTTACGGATGAGCTCGGGAAGCACTATATGATTAAAAAAACGTCGAAAAAACGGCTGAAACATCTGGAATTGAAAATCGAGCCTTTTAAGGAAATGGG
The window above is part of the Bacillus methanolicus genome. Proteins encoded here:
- a CDS encoding VWA domain-containing protein, coding for MDYNHFYNETFKPKSEKELRTYFEKQKDLTGDEVYDYLVYMLGSGKYREYYDQLIAYDHGFVMPELPEGRDEIETKQKKMNVVVLMDASGSMKQKVSGGVKMDLAKDAIGKFLEQIPEEANVSLLAYGHLGTGKDSDKAKSCSAVEPVYQLKPYVSTSFTKALNSFSASGWTPLAGAIEKVHDMLKPYNNEDYHNEVFIVSDGIETCGGDPVQAAKKLQESNIKAKVNIIGFDVDDQGQQQLKLVAEAGGGEYATVRDKSELEITVLKKWRPTIGQLVFTQGVGLKEMEEAMKRMNDIYNPLYEISNREMHRIKNAAYFLNSEELISDEVEGEVLRLADDMYERRQSHFEEIKTKKEAEREAASKEINDKVEAWRNKWKEEIWEDT
- a CDS encoding DUF6044 family protein, whose product is MASKFIQAERRLVVFALLFIAVFLSPLFILGENAHIRVHDNLDSNIAWYKVLAESGELFGPIKATIPQIINGNLSRNAFGTEFSGIVWLYALFPTMVAYGLSQAITRFIAFLGMYLLLKKHFIQKPEWAWIRVGVALAFALPPFWPSGMLSTLGMPLALWAFLNIRNGEKSWKNYLVLTLLPFYSSIVLGFFFFLSAMGILWLTDVMRGKGWNLRFLWSIVYMTLVYFIVEYRLVYSFLFENEPNSRDEYFHARHEFWRSIRLSVKNFVLGHHHVMTVHTFVILPVIFVAFYFVIKHRLWKKERVFVFLFWLNVALSAWYAFWFNKAWLPLTERFHFLDTFNFARYHFLRPLVIYLLFALGLRIMWVQGPRWRQAAIACIFAQVILLSFSNEEIIFQNKPTVKQFFAEKQFNDIKEYIGLPQEQYRVASIGIHPAIAQYNGFYTLDTYNNFYPLSYKYQFRKIIEKELEKNKTIRTYFDEWGGRCYIFTDELGKHYMIKKTSKKRLKHLELKIEPFKEMGGRYIFSAVPIDNAEDNQLHLENIFESKESAWKIYLYKAM